One part of the Gammaproteobacteria bacterium genome encodes these proteins:
- a CDS encoding type II toxin-antitoxin system HicA family toxin codes for MKAVSGKKFCRILESEGWELKRVNGSHHIYAKAGSAIRISVPVHGNTPLKVGLQKHLIKISEINPAKLISVRYKQSV; via the coding sequence TTGAAGGCAGTGAGCGGCAAAAAGTTTTGCCGGATTCTGGAAAGCGAGGGTTGGGAATTAAAAAGGGTAAATGGCAGCCACCACATTTACGCAAAGGCGGGGTCAGCCATTCGTATTTCAGTGCCTGTTCACGGAAACACGCCATTAAAGGTCGGTTTGCAGAAGCACCTGATTAAAATTTCGGAAATTAACCCGGCGAAGTTAATAAGTGTTCGGTACAAGCAATCAGTATGA
- a CDS encoding type II toxin-antitoxin system HicB family antitoxin, which yields MKLKVIIHEAQEGGYWAEVPSIPGCATQGESFDELLNNLYEAVEGCLSVDVQDIAVSENDKVMEIAV from the coding sequence CACGAAGCGCAAGAAGGCGGGTACTGGGCGGAAGTGCCGTCCATTCCCGGATGCGCCACGCAGGGGGAATCCTTTGACGAGTTGCTGAACAATCTTTATGAGGCGGTCGAGGGCTGTCTGTCGGTGGATGTTCAAGACATCGCCGTGTCCGAAAATGACAAGGTCATGGAGATTGCGGTTTGA